The Epinephelus lanceolatus isolate andai-2023 chromosome 21, ASM4190304v1, whole genome shotgun sequence genome has a segment encoding these proteins:
- the ankrd22 gene encoding ankyrin repeat domain-containing protein 22, with the protein MGLVYSEPACQSAYDGDLHQLYHVLIEDANQLNVQEKHSGDTPLIAACRKGHVRTVQYLLENGADVHLTNQKQRTCLHYVSRRTFSLLDYLMIAILMPILLLGYFIMLQKQRQNVSLMAAVLSSNVNIDAIDYKGNTALHYVCQRKSHRLVPLLLEKNADTNIQNNDGETPLDIATRLRFKKIVNMLRKTQ; encoded by the exons ATGGGGCTGGTTTACTCTGAG ccggCCTGTCAGTCAGCGTATGACGGAGACCTCCATCAGCTGTATCACGTCCTCATAGAGGACGCTAACCAGCTGAATGTCCAGGAGAAGCACAGCGGGGACACGCCCCTCATCGCCGCCTGTCGTAAAGGACACGTGAGGACGGTACAGTACCTGCTGGAGAACGGGGCGGACGTTCACCTGACCAATCAG aaACAGAGGACGTGTCTTCATTATGTGTCCCGGAGGACGTTCTCTCTGCTGGATTACCTCATGATCGCCATCCTCATGCCCATCCTGCTGCTCGGGTACTTCATCATG CTCCAGAAGCAGAGGCAGAACGTGTCTCTGATGGCAGCCGTGCTGAGCAGCAACGTCAACATTGATGCCATCGACTAC AAAGGAAACACTGCTCTTCATTACGTCTGTCAGAGGAAGAGTCATCGTCTGGTTCCTCTGCTGCTGGAGAAAAACGCTGACACCAACATCCAAAATAAC GACGGAGAGACACCGCTGGACATCGCCACCAGGCTGAGGTTCAAGAAGATTGTCAACATGCTGAGGAAGacacagtga